A stretch of DNA from Channa argus isolate prfri chromosome 7, Channa argus male v1.0, whole genome shotgun sequence:
CAGGATGTTGTATAtggtttaaaatacattcagaGGACAAGACACCTAAGCTCCTCTAAACTCTAAAATTGGCTGCTCATAAATTTCTGCACTGGTGCCATGGGTTAAATATGTAGATATGCAGAGTGCAGACTTGAACTCggttgaacatctctggagagatcggAAAATGGCTGTGGACAGACACTCCCTATCCAACCTGTTgaagcttgagaggtactgaaATGGGGGAAACTGCCCGAAAATATTTCAAGTGTGTGGCATCATACtcaaaagacttgaggctgtaatttgTGCTAGAGGTGCTTCAACAATGTATTAAGCAAAGGTcataaatacttatgtacatgtttttttatttttatttttatttttataaatttgcaaagatttcaaacaaactcctttgacgttgtcattatggggtattgtttgtagaactttgaggaaaataattaaagtaatctattttgaaataaggttgtaacataacaaaatgtggaaaacgttaagcgctgaatactttctggatgcactgtatactCCGATCCAGGGACCAGTGCTAACCTAGCGCGTATGCCAGCTTGGCAGCCTtgcttctgctttctctctgtcacttccCAATTGGGACAGTAATACAAGGAGGCACCGGCAGCTAGACAAGTTCTGTTGGAATGCTATGACCACAGTCTAcctgattaaaaacacagctggTGGGTTTCAAACTGCTGTTTATCAGCTCAGatatacattttatgttaccacatgaaaaaaaaaaaaacgaacgtCAAAATACTATTTAGTGAGCATTGATCCATTCAGTCATGAGATGATGCATATTCACGTGCTACCTTCACAGGATGGGGTTTGAAACCGCAGACGGTTCCTACCTGAGCCTCCAAAGAAATGTCTTGGTCCAGCCTCTTAAAGGCACTCAGCAGTGCTTCACGAGTGTCTGGAACTTCGCCTGGGCTATGAACAAAGAGAGAAGGGAGAAGACAGAGATTGAGAACAAAGACCAATAACATCACTAGTGGAAAACAGCCGAAAGGCTACGGCTGATGTGGGCATCTTGTTACAAACTACAGATGAAAGAACCAGAAACTCCAGTTTGAAATTGTCATACATTCTTCATTTAATGTTCCAGTCCTCACCTGGTGAGATCTATTAACTCCTGCCAGTAGGTTCGAAGGCTATTGAAGTACAGATTTTGAGCTTCCCTGCTGAAGTAGTCATTGGGGTGTTTGTGCCACTGCAGGATGGGGCTAAGGGCTCTCCCTGCCTCCACTGCTGCCTCAAGCTCACAAAGAGTGTCATGGGGCAATAGAGACACTGCTATGTAATAAAACAACCTCTCACTTAGTGCCTGcaaaaaggaagagaggaggaaattTTAATTCCCCTTAGAAAATCCTGTCAATGCAACGGGATACACATTAGCTTTACAAAATCCATACATAATCCTCTGTAGGTTAATACTGACAAAGTTCAGTTAAGCAAATTTTAGTAGTTTATAGCCAAACACTTTACAGTGTGTGTCCAATTATGCACTGAATGCAGCGAACACTGCTGGACCATTAGATAATTAAGGTGGTTTATGATACAAACTACAATAAAAGCATATGACAACACACTCAGCTTTACCTGTGCACAGGCACAGCCAGCATGACCATCAAACACACCCAGCAGCATTCCTCGTGTCTGCAGGCATGTGGCTGCACTGCGACGGTCCTCTATAGGTGCGTTAGCTGGTAGCTGATTACTCTCAAAACCCATCACTGAAGACACATTCTTCCCATCAAACTCTGGCACCTAGAACCACAACATGTAACAACACAGAAACTTGATGAAAGACTCTGGCGATTTCCTACATTATTCTTTTTGTCAATGATCCCTataaccaacaatgaattgcctGTACTCACACATAGTGACTGTCAGTCTGCCACCTGGTTTAGATTTTTAAGCTGTGTACACCTGTAGAAAGTTTAACAAATGCTGGTCCAAATGCTCAAAATTGCCCTTATGCTGTACAGCAGTCTGAAGTAAGATGGTCAATTGCCCATGCCCGAGATCTCTGGTCTGATCTCTGCTACAGCAATTCAGAGCATTCGAGGGAACAGCTTTTTAACTCTCCaccaaacattttgtaataaagAATCACATCACCCAGTGAAACAgtttggctgatgtgtttttatttgtttttgttaaacaaatgaaGATTAGTATATCAGTTTATTTAGTATATAAGCTAACACAGGTTGCTAACAGACACCATGGTTGAGTACAGGGAATTTATTGACTTTTTAAGGGTTTCTATAGGGATTGTTGACAAtgtgattaattaaaaaaattaccaaagttatcctttaatgCAGTGAtggtcagatgttttttttcctgtgtgcacGAATGGTCCCACATACCTTGAAGCTGTACTCATTGGCTTTGAGAATGGAGTTGACCTGAGGAGGTGTGAGGATGTAGCTGCAGAGCACCGATGCTGTCTGGTAACTTCTTGATTGCTGTTGACTAAGCCACATGTCGGATGACCACCTTGAGGCACGTTGGTGACTGACAGATGCTAGCTGCGACTGGTGTTGGCATGGCAACAGACTGGAGGCCAAGACCCTTGTAAGGGGTAAGCCCCTGAGCAGCTGATATGTCACTGGCATGGTTGATGGTgcactgcagacacaaacacaaactgcccACCACTGATCTGTATGCACCTAATGAAGAGGGAAATACAAACAGACGTCAGAGGCAGAGCAAGTAGAAAGCAACAGCTGGAGCTACTGAAAACGGAGTGTACTCTCCATGCACAACTAAACAAACACTTATGTGAATAAGGTTAGAACATACTGACTGTTAAATTGTAACTCCTGAATAAGCCAACAGAAAGGCCACAAGAGTAACCAGTCATTTGTAGTATAACCATAACATCTGAATATTTATATGGTGTTCAATTCAGTATTTGGTTCCGTCCTAACTGGCCAACATTCACATATTTTGAGCATGACAAGTTAAGTTTAAGGTTTGAACTGTTCATTGGCTGATTGTTGTACTGGCTCTGTGGAAACCTAACCTTTTAACCTACTGGGAAAATATTATGCCTAAATTTAGACTGAACTTAGTGTCATTACCATGTGGTGAAATAGATCTGAGGCAATTAAACTTCAaatgtaagacaaaaaaaaaaagtcagactaAAACCATTTTCCTCCTATCTTTGGCAGGACATATGAGCTCAATCAACGTTTAGTTACTATTATTatacataacattttataaaaatgaactAACAAATGTTGATGTATTATTTGGGTTAACCACTTGTCAGCACACaatgtggttaaaatcagctccacattTACCCTTgaccccttttttaaaattacgtACTGTACTTTACATGTTTTGTCATAATTACCAtcttgttgtttaaaataaatttgtggAGAACTTTGCTTTATACGTAAATGTAGCTAATCTGCTTAGTACGTGtgcttgagtaaaagatttgaagtggtacttgcaATGGATATtgtttttaggccaatacttgcacttatttgagtactgagtttgtgtactacCACCTCAGCACACAgtgtacatttttctgtgtatggggctgtaaAGCTGCAAACTGTTCAGTGTGGCTATGTTGACCCCTGTCCTTCAGGACATATTAAGACTGCGcatgttaatgttgtttttggttaagaatacctgtacaatttaatacaatctATTATAAACAGCACTGCAATAACTTAAATTCATGAAGTTAATACAGTTTCAGATTTTGGTGAAATTGTAAGGAATTTATAAAttcaattatacattttttactaTGGTCACagttaaacatacacacagtgacataCAGGACCGCAATGTATTTAGAAATATTACTATTTGCCCTCTCAATTTACACAAAGGACAGATTCAAGAACACCTCTGAATGCAAGATTTAACGTCCTGTAGTGGAGAAAATGTGTGATACCACCACCAGAACATGTCCTAGTCTGGAGTTGTAAATCTACACTCTTCTTTAGCCGCAGGCTGCACACCTTGCTAAAAATAGCTTGGCATGAATTTTAGAAGTGACATTTAGATGCTGAAAAAAATATCTGGATCTGAATACATCTTTCCATTTACTCTGTCATCATTGCATAATTTGACTATGTCTGCAGTCCCTCTCTAGCAGCACAGATGAAAATTTACGCTGCTCAAACTGGAAAACATCCTGCAAAGGCTGACCTCACTATGTTGAAGCAAGCTGGAGAGCTAAAAAATTCCACAAAACCAAATCGTGTATGAGTCAGACTGACCACAAAGGTCCCTCCCAGTATAGATCTTTAAGAAAGTGGCCATGTTTGTTGATATTACTAGCTTTTCCGCGCTAGCTACAAAGTCTGCAAACCATAAGATGACCTCAGCACAGTTGGCTGGAGTTGCAATGCAGAAAAACGTGTCTCACAACTACGTAAAGCAGCCACACTGTGCCACTAGATCACATTAAGAGATTGTTGTCAGATTAAGCGCTCAAACAGATACGAAGTGCGTCAGTCAACCACGCAGCGCAGCCGAAATCTAAGCTAACACGGGAGCTAGTGGAGCGGCGTCTGGGTTACACCCACCAACTGTCGTCAAACTGGATACAGTCTTTCTAAGTAAAACACGACCGCACCAGCGAAACCCCGCAAGACTCAACAACATATAGACGaaacatgaaaaagaagaaataggACTGACCCTAACCAACGGATGTGCAGAAGTTATTGGAGATCATGACTTTACCACCAACCCTCCGGTCTGTCTCATCCTGGAGCGCCGCACCATAGACTGGACGTTGATTGGCTGGTTACGTACAGCCCGTAATGTCGTCACGTCAACCGCATAGGCACGACCACCGACGacatactttttaaactttttttttttagcaatcgATAGGAACATTTTTACAGAGATTGTGTAATTGAAGTTAGAAGTTAAtgtcaaaagtaaaacacacCATAAAAATCTCTGTTACTTGcatcattaattattttttacaattatgtttaattctttgtacaattatttccacaaaaaaaaaatctcaagcTAAACTATAAGGGTAAATGCTAACAAATTTTATTGGGTGTACCTGTACTCTGCACACGgacagtacattttaaataaatacaaatttcttATCAAGGcatataacacaaaaacaaaccagaaaaaTATTAACGAGTAAATGTGtgataaaaacagatttattcaGTATGTTATTATAAGCATTCCAGGATTATCATAATGGAATTGTTTGatgcatttaaaacaactgtgttttattaaaatgacatcagaataacacaaaactgtgttttaaaaaaagattttaatcaataaaaatagcaaaaaattatatttacataatgAAACTGTAGTgagaaagtacaaaaaaatggtaaatggtctgcatgtatatagcgctttactacctattggtacttaaagcgctttacactgcttatcattcacccattcgcactcacaatcacacacactcacaaagtgTGAGATGCAAAAAGAGTTGTAAAAGCCATGGACAGTAAACATCTTTCAGAGAAATGGCACTAAACACcactaaaacaataattaatctGGAAATTTTATATCAGAAATCTCTCATCCACCAGAGTTTTTCTGACAAGGTTCTTCCTTCCAAGAATGTTACGGATCAAGCAAAATATCTGTAACGAATGAGACAGTTTAATACATGCTATTTTTAGAACTTGGAAGAAACATAGTGTATACACACCAAATACTGACCATTTGCTGTACGTATGTAAGCACAGCTGCAAGTACAAAGCTCTGAGATCCTAGGTCAATGGCACAGAAGAACAAAGTGTCAAAGATCAGTAATGTGGCCTCATTTCCATAGAACAGCACATCGCTGAAGGAGTAGGCCTCATCTGCattgagaaacacaaaaagaattTACATGcaagcacagaaacacatatgCGTGATACCAAACAGGAATGTACAGCATGTCTGGGCCAATGGGTCATTACCATTATAAAAGATGCTTTTGTCAATGGGTTCAAGGAACTCcatccctatgaccctctcaaGCATGAGCTTGTCCTTCACAATATAGTCCATGTCATGGTGGGCCTAAGGTAAACAGGGCAACATGAGAGACAGAACAGGTTCATCTGAACAAAATATGTCTGAACAATGAAAACAACTCATATACAGAACTATAACAAAAGGTGCCATTTGTACTAACATGGTCTATAACGGATCCCAGGAAGTGGTTCATGGTGTAGTAGGCTCTGATGTTCTGCTCAAATGTGTTGCCAAAAGATGAGTCCATCAGCCGGGATGGGATATtcctctgaaaaacagaaaatgtgacaattaactatgtgtttaaaaaaatggaaattctTAGAGTTTATAAGTGAGTTATAAGCCTGACAGAGGCAAGCACACACCCTGAGTGGCTCCCGTATCCTGTCATACTGTGACCGAAGACGGTTAGTAAGAGACACCTGAAAGGTCTGGACATCTGTGTTGGGAAGCAGTCCTCTTTGACCACACAAAGACTCCTtgtgacagaaaaaacatgGGTGAACAAAGAGAATGgatggaaaattaaattaatactgtcataaaatatgcaaaactaCTAACACAACATGTAGTTTGTTGGTGTACGTACAGCTTCTCTCTTTAAATTGCTGTTCATTTCTTCcatgtttgtgtctgcatgtcCATGTACTGACCGCCCATGAATGTAGTAGCCAAAGCAGCGTTGAGATAAAAGAAGCACAGAAATCTATAaaggaaaacagacaaaatttGTCATgttgtgctatataaataaaacgtAACAAAATACAGTCATGTAAAGCAACACAGACTGATAATcgatttaatatataatatacccATTACTTACATTGCTGATTGAGCAGAGATCTACAAACTGACGGATTTTGTCCTCAATAAAGTGCTCATAAAATACAGTGAAGAAAATCACCTGTAGGGTtaaagtataattttttatagGAGGTCTTTCTGTGTATTTACCTCATTTTAtaagaaagacaagaagaggTAAGAGGTTAAAGTAAGGAGAGGGAAGGAAGAGCAAATTTTACCTGCAGCAGCCCAATACAGAGCCACAGAGTGGCTGCCAGACCATAGCGTAGTGTCAGGCTGTAGGAAGGTGTGTATGCCTGTGAGGACCGTTGTAAAGTTGGCCAGGGGTCCCTTAGGGCCAAATTAGAGAAACCCAGCGCCTGAACAAAAAAGGGTGACATGTCAGCAATAAAGAAAAGGGACACAACAAAAGCTGGGTGGATGTGTTGCTATAAGATGTACTTCAAGAAAGAAGAGCACAGCCATGATCTGAAAAGTTGGGCTGATCTTGCGGATGGTCTGAATTTCATTCCACTCATTGGCCACAAAGTAAGTCCTCCAGATGCTGACTGGGGAAGTCTCACGCTTCGACTCATTACCAGCTGCAGCAATAATGAATATGTTATATGGGTTCAAAAAAGTTTGTATAAATACAGTAGTCATTTTGATGACAACAAAGCTAAAGCTCagagtaaatgtgtttgtaccTTGTAAAGTCCGGCTAGCTTTGCTTCGTGGCCTCTCCCaatcaataaagaaaacatcaacTGACACCTGAAGGACCAGCTTGTGAAGAAACTGGATAGACTGGATTTCAATACACAAAACGACAGTTTTCAACATTTGGATTTAGCATTCAAGAAGATTACTGCTAATTTTCAACCCTGTTTAAATAGCTGTCTGACCTTGAGAGCAAAGGCACAACCAATGTACATTGCAAACTGGTCCTCCTGAGCAGGCAGTGGTAACAGCACTGACACAAACTGTTGGGcctaaaaagacaaatacacaaataaatccTAGAAAGCCCCTAATAATAATCACCTAAATCTAAATATTCCTCTAGCAGAAAAAATATAAGAGGAAGTAAAGCAGGAATAAGACTTGCCTTGAATGTCTAGAGGAGAAAGGtccatgcaaagaaaaaagaaatgctttgtGTATTCCAAAGAAATTAAGGTAATAAAGGAAAATAACGAAAGCAGATAGTGGTGTAAAAACTAAAGACCAAATAGTGAtctaaaagtgtaaaagtgtgAAAACTGTCCTATAAAAGAAAGGCCTGTTCCTCAAATTGAATGAAACTAACCTTGTAAAAGATGAGCCAGTAAAGTCCTGTTCCTACAGTGACGGCGAAAAAAACATTGGCAAGATCTccagcataaaacaaaaaaaacttcagcGTAGTCTAGTACAGAATGAGACAGAGGCCAACATTACtttgaaaatatacaaatacaaattaaagtGGCTTCAATTATGACATGTAAAGACGCACTACCTCCAGATCAATGAGTGGAGAGGCAATTCTCCTCTTCCAGCTGATTGTTTTCAGTAGAGAGTAGAGCACGGCCACACCACCCAATACACCAAGAGCAGtctgtataaatacaaaaaattcaTAGCAACGGTTGacactgcatcactgtgtgctGTGACATAAACACCTTAATGTTTCATTCATACATGTACTCACATCTGTCTTCATGCGAGCTTCACTCTGATCCATCTCGTACTCCACAGCAAACGTCGTCTAAAAACAGATAACACACAAGAGAACTTAGAAGGGGagaaatgtatgtgtgtgtgtgtgtgcgtgtgcgtgtgtgtgtgtgtgtgtgttcctggcCCACTCACAGACACAGTTTGCGTGTTGATATCCGTGACTGGAACATCACTGTACATCACAGTCATTAGAGGGGGAAACACCTGTCCTTCACGGGTTCGAGGAACCAACAGAAACCTATCAACACACACTTTTGATCAAAAACATCATCATCGCTTCATTAAAGAAAGCTCTCacctttattattttgttatttatgttaCGGTGGCTTGAAAACTGGAAGCCCACCTAATTTTGATACTGCTGACCACACGGATGACTTTAGGCAGGGAACTCAGGCTCTTCTCTCTTCCACTCAACGTGTCAACAAGAAACATACGTCGAGACAGGTACCAGTCCTTCATGCTCTCTGTACACAATATGTACcagaaaatatgttaaaataatgcttacacaaacatgaacacacacactttaaaaagtaaagtaccACCTTGGTTGATGAATTGTCCATTGTGTTGCTGGTTATAGACTAATGTCGGAAGCGGGAGAAGTTGCCTGTTCTTTTCTTCACCAAGGTCCATAAAAACATCGTAAAACAAAGGCTCGGGATGCGCATCCAATAACTGTGCTACTGACAGATCACactatatgcaca
This window harbors:
- the tmem67 gene encoding meckelin, with product MATRTLSFFVSRYEVPITLIFLLYIRVLRCQQFIIPFKSPSDCGVEEFFDISSLSCVSCGLNQRQSTTGLSCICKTGYKTLTSDKASITCHQCPTDKPAVTKDGFGCIRCPGNLNDDGTCQCPPGNILVERDNNGNLLDEAKCEICNGNSPAWSVPNSGGDRCERCQASFITTSCECNPPNVLGGGLCFPSDTLSTNVNPSVNYAQLKFSVQSAWFVKNLYSSTAACLAFSNLTACQALGNMCVMNMHSLSGLSTDACGLFNSVFRSRAASPTQDISYWRANLPWLYYGDEPGLANRVLQTSPVPTGFSFKGANKNTNIKLIAAVYNVRGEFLRWENVRGILQLCPETATKQAAAFSFGTAYKESCDLSVAQLLDAHPEPLFYDVFMDLGEEKNRQLLPLPTLVYNQQHNGQFINQESMKDWYLSRRMFLVDTLSGREKSLSSLPKVIRVVSSIKIRFLLVPRTREGQVFPPLMTVMYSDVPVTDINTQTVSTTFAVEYEMDQSEARMKTDTALGVLGGVAVLYSLLKTISWKRRIASPLIDLETTLKFFLFYAGDLANVFFAVTVGTGLYWLIFYKAQQFVSVLLPLPAQEDQFAMYIGCAFALKSIQFLHKLVLQVSVDVFFIDWERPRSKASRTLQAGNESKRETSPVSIWRTYFVANEWNEIQTIRKISPTFQIMAVLFFLEALGFSNLALRDPWPTLQRSSQAYTPSYSLTLRYGLAATLWLCIGLLQVIFFTVFYEHFIEDKIRQFVDLCSISNISVLLLSQRCFGYYIHGRSVHGHADTNMEEMNSNLKREAESLCGQRGLLPNTDVQTFQVSLTNRLRSQYDRIREPLRRNIPSRLMDSSFGNTFEQNIRAYYTMNHFLGSVIDHAHHDMDYIVKDKLMLERVIGMEFLEPIDKSIFYNDEAYSFSDVLFYGNEATLLIFDTLFFCAIDLGSQSFVLAAVLTYVQQMIFCLIRNILGRKNLVRKTLVDERFLI